The genomic DNA AGGTGCCACACCATTCCACAATGCACCTAAACCAAGATTTACAGCTTCAAGCAGCATGTTTTCAGCTGCTGCACCCATGTCCTGTTGCCATACAGTTTTATAAAATGCCCTTTCGATATTTGCAACAAGTACAATTGCCACAGGAGCCTTGGTTACTCTAGGTTTGATTTCACCAAGTTTTGCAAGGGTATCCTTATCCTTGACAACAACAAATTCCCAAGGTTCCGCCCCAAGTCTTGAACCCGGTGCCTGCATTCCAGCCTTCAATATTTTTAGAATATCCTCATCGCTGACCGGTTTTTCGTCATATTCACGAATACTTCTTCTTGTATTAATTATTTCTTCAAAATCAGACATATTCTTAAATAATATTTTAATCATATATAAAATTAGCTTAATTTAATGGAGGTGAAATAGAATGGACGGCAACAAAACTTTGGGATTGATTTCCATTATCATAGGTTTGATTTTCATTGTTTTTCCAATCTTTTCCAGTGACCTTATTTCAGTAATCGTTGGTTTAAGTTTACTTTTCTTCGGAATATCTGCAGTATTTTTC from Methanobrevibacter sp. includes the following:
- a CDS encoding nitroreductase family protein, which gives rise to MSDFEEIINTRRSIREYDEKPVSDEDILKILKAGMQAPGSRLGAEPWEFVVVKDKDTLAKLGEIKPRVTKAPVAIVLVANIERAFYKTVWQQDMGAAAENMLLEAVNLGLGALWNGVAPEEERMEKIGKIIGIDDIADVKPYCIITIGYPAEGWENKFMDKFDEERIHYEKY